In Candidatus Neomarinimicrobiota bacterium, the sequence TTGTAATAATGGTGATTATAATCGGAAAATTTTAAAGTCAATTAACGACTTTGATTTTATAACAGGAGAAAAAATGAAACCTACAGATATACTTATAAAAGAGCACGATGCGATACTAAATATGCTGAACATCTTGGAGGAAGTTTGTCGAAGATTCGATAACGGAGAGCGTGTGGAAGAATCAGATCTTGAAAATATAGTGGAATTCTTCACAGTGTTTGCGGACAAATGCCATCATGGCAAAGAAGAGGACATACTTTTCCCGGCATTGGAGGAATATGGTATACCCAATGAGGGTGGACCGATAGGTGTGATGTTAGCAGAGCATATTGTAGGACGAGATAACGTCAAAGGTATGACCAACGCCATTGTTGACTATAAGGAAGGGAAAGATTCCGCCCCTAAAGAGTTCGTCCGATATGGAAGGAGTTACATTGAGTTGTTAACGGCGCATATTGACAAAGAGAATAACATTCTATTCGTCATGGCTGATAGTCGTATATCGGAAGAGAGGCAGCAATCTCTTTTAGTTGATTTCGAAAAAGCTGAAATGGAGAAAATCGGTCCGGGAGTACACGAAAAATTCCATAAGCTCTTAGAGGAATTAAGCGCGGTTTATCTGGGAAAACCAACAAAGGCAGCCTCCTCCGCTTGTGATTGCAGCTGTATGGAATTATGAATCTGATAGATACTGAGATTTAACAGCGAGAATAAATGATATTGATGTTATAGGATACTATTCAGTTACGAGATTAAGGGAGTTCAAGTGATCTCTGTGCACGTTACGAATAGTAGATTTAGAAAGATTAATTGAGGGAAGGAGTACCTATTTCAATGAGATACTGTTAGTAGTATGCTGATCGACTCGTTAGATCGAAAAATAGATTATCTCCGTT encodes:
- a CDS encoding hemerythrin domain-containing protein, with the translated sequence MKPTDILIKEHDAILNMLNILEEVCRRFDNGERVEESDLENIVEFFTVFADKCHHGKEEDILFPALEEYGIPNEGGPIGVMLAEHIVGRDNVKGMTNAIVDYKEGKDSAPKEFVRYGRSYIELLTAHIDKENNILFVMADSRISEERQQSLLVDFEKAEMEKIGPGVHEKFHKLLEELSAVYLGKPTKAASSACDCSCMEL